In the genome of Coturnix japonica isolate 7356 chromosome 19, Coturnix japonica 2.1, whole genome shotgun sequence, one region contains:
- the LOC107322379 gene encoding uncharacterized protein LOC107322379 isoform X1, whose amino-acid sequence MAPNHPCQFAPKPGWMAPSPLQTGFEDRNCQAEPNRKVPRISEKPTTMTAPAPLPQRRCHPSRAIQYILLDSCRNIPASHILASMDSYRAHRGSASCHPINHVPSTAVSSCSLHPSYLPMFPILHRKPAQGSGHSLDARKRLPVFLQLCGDDVSTTAPRDAHLQTLSHERKGHPNAKALREGKRGQRMKKMAGCTLSDKA is encoded by the exons ATGGCACCAAACCACCCCTGCCAGTTTGCCCCCAAGCCAGGGTGGATGGCACCCAGCCCCTTACAGACGGGTTTTGAAGACAGGAATTGCCAGGCAGAACCAAATAGAAAAGTACCCAGGATTTCG GAGAAGCCGACCACAATGACAGCTCCAGCACCACTGCCCCAGCGCCGCTGCCACCCCTCCAGGGCCATCCAGTACATCCTGCTGGACAGCTGCAGGAACATCCCAGCATCCCACATCCTAGCCAGCATGGACTCCTACAGGGCCCACAGAGGGTCTGCCTCCTGCCACCCCATCAATCACGTCCCCAGCACAGCCGTGAGCAGCTGCTCCCTACACCCCAGTTACCTCCCAATGTTCCCCATCCTCCACAGGAAGCCAGCCCAGGGCTCAGGGCACTCTCTGGACGCTAGGAAGAGGCTGCCAGtgttcctgcagctgtgtgggGACGATGTGTCAACCACAGCCCCCAGAGATGCGCACCTGCAAACCTTAAGCCATGAGCGGAAAGGGCATCCCAATGCCAAAGCACTGAGGGAAGGCAAGAGAGGGCAGAGGATGAAGAAGATGGCGGGGTGCACCCTGAGTGATAAGGCATGA
- the LOC107322379 gene encoding uncharacterized protein LOC107322379 isoform X2: MAPNHPCQFAPKPGWMAPSPLQTGFEDRNCQAEPNRKVPRISEKPTTMTAPAPLPQRRCHPSRAIQYILLDSCRNIPASHILASMDSYRAHRGKPAQGSGHSLDARKRLPVFLQLCGDDVSTTAPRDAHLQTLSHERKGHPNAKALREGKRGQRMKKMAGCTLSDKA; the protein is encoded by the exons ATGGCACCAAACCACCCCTGCCAGTTTGCCCCCAAGCCAGGGTGGATGGCACCCAGCCCCTTACAGACGGGTTTTGAAGACAGGAATTGCCAGGCAGAACCAAATAGAAAAGTACCCAGGATTTCG GAGAAGCCGACCACAATGACAGCTCCAGCACCACTGCCCCAGCGCCGCTGCCACCCCTCCAGGGCCATCCAGTACATCCTGCTGGACAGCTGCAGGAACATCCCAGCATCCCACATCCTAGCCAGCATGGACTCCTACAGGGCCCACAGAGG GAAGCCAGCCCAGGGCTCAGGGCACTCTCTGGACGCTAGGAAGAGGCTGCCAGtgttcctgcagctgtgtgggGACGATGTGTCAACCACAGCCCCCAGAGATGCGCACCTGCAAACCTTAAGCCATGAGCGGAAAGGGCATCCCAATGCCAAAGCACTGAGGGAAGGCAAGAGAGGGCAGAGGATGAAGAAGATGGCGGGGTGCACCCTGAGTGATAAGGCATGA